Proteins found in one Rhodobacteraceae bacterium D3-12 genomic segment:
- a CDS encoding amidohydrolase has protein sequence MTTQTDIIIHNGQLVTFDPDRPQATALAMSDGKITAVGSEAEVMALATPETKMIDANGGTVLPGFIDSHVHLFGGSVELTCLSLYGVEGLEAMRDAIVPYANDNPEDALVFCVMADYQILGTGQTPTRHDLDKILSDRPLALFAPDHHTIWANTAALEAAGLLQGGEVDAGSAIIMGDDGLANGELLEAGAYGPILAMTRHAGREMLGMVTGADPVPAPSAAEREKDKDAIEAGLKHCAAQGITTLHNMDGNIYQLELLSELEAEGRLICRVEIPFHLKGTDPVERLASEAVAMRAKYQGDKVWCNRVKMFIDGVVESGTALMLEPYPGDMGANDNTGDEVFTQEHFVASCVEADRLGFQIAVHAIGDAGVRRTIDAYEAALNANGKRDSRHRIEHLEVMHVDDIPRLAALDIVASIQPGHAPRGHIFPPTGVGSYLHDHQIAGAYAWQDIRNSGAKVIFSTDWPVIPVDVMPNIKAAIAPLDLGPEWPDQTQSLRDTLASYTLDNAWVEFNEDRKGQLKPGMMADIAVMSHDLTSLPPADITQARAVTTICDGVVTYQAG, from the coding sequence ATGACCACCCAAACCGATATCATCATTCACAACGGTCAGCTCGTGACCTTCGACCCCGACCGCCCGCAAGCAACCGCCCTAGCGATGTCGGATGGCAAAATCACCGCGGTTGGAAGCGAAGCCGAGGTCATGGCCCTCGCCACCCCGGAAACCAAAATGATAGACGCCAATGGCGGCACCGTGCTTCCCGGGTTTATCGACAGCCATGTGCATCTTTTCGGTGGGTCGGTCGAACTCACTTGCCTCAGCCTTTATGGCGTTGAGGGATTGGAAGCGATGCGCGACGCGATCGTCCCTTATGCCAATGACAACCCCGAAGACGCGCTCGTTTTCTGCGTCATGGCCGATTACCAAATCCTTGGCACCGGCCAAACGCCAACGCGTCATGATCTGGATAAAATCCTGTCTGACCGCCCGCTTGCCCTTTTTGCCCCCGACCATCACACCATCTGGGCCAACACCGCTGCGCTAGAGGCCGCTGGTTTGTTGCAGGGTGGCGAGGTTGATGCTGGTTCTGCAATCATCATGGGCGATGACGGCCTCGCCAATGGCGAGTTGCTCGAAGCGGGTGCCTATGGCCCCATTCTGGCCATGACACGCCACGCCGGGCGCGAAATGCTTGGCATGGTGACCGGGGCTGACCCCGTGCCCGCCCCCAGCGCGGCCGAGCGTGAAAAAGACAAGGATGCCATCGAAGCGGGTCTGAAACACTGCGCCGCTCAGGGGATCACCACACTGCACAACATGGATGGCAACATCTATCAGCTCGAGCTGCTGAGTGAGCTGGAAGCCGAAGGCCGCCTGATCTGCCGCGTGGAAATCCCGTTTCACCTCAAAGGCACCGACCCAGTCGAACGTCTTGCCTCCGAAGCGGTCGCCATGCGCGCAAAATATCAGGGCGACAAAGTCTGGTGCAACCGCGTCAAGATGTTCATCGACGGCGTCGTCGAAAGCGGCACCGCCCTGATGCTCGAACCTTATCCGGGTGACATGGGCGCGAATGACAACACTGGCGACGAGGTCTTCACCCAAGAGCACTTTGTGGCCTCCTGCGTCGAGGCTGACCGGCTCGGCTTTCAAATCGCCGTCCACGCCATTGGTGATGCCGGTGTCCGCCGCACGATCGACGCTTACGAGGCCGCGCTGAACGCAAATGGCAAACGCGACAGCCGCCACCGGATCGAACACCTCGAAGTCATGCATGTCGATGACATCCCGCGACTTGCCGCGCTCGATATCGTGGCGTCGATCCAGCCGGGACACGCCCCGCGTGGCCACATCTTTCCACCCACAGGCGTTGGCAGCTACCTCCACGACCACCAGATCGCCGGCGCCTACGCTTGGCAGGATATCCGCAACTCAGGGGCCAAGGTGATTTTTTCGACCGACTGGCCCGTGATCCCGGTCGATGTCATGCCCAATATCAAGGCGGCCATTGCTCCGCTTGACCTCGGGCCTGAGTGGCCGGATCAAACCCAAAGCCTGCGCGACACATTGGCAAGCTATACGCTCGATAACGCATGGGTCGAGTTCAACGAAGACCGCAAAGGGCAGCTAAAACCCGGCATGATGGCCGACATAGCGGTGATGAGCCACGACCTCACCTCGTTGCCACCCGCCGACATCACCCAAGCCCGCGCCGTGACAACGATTTGCGATGGTGTTGTAACGTATCAAGCTGGCTAA